TGGGATATTCCCGAATCCCGTCGGCTCCTCCCCCTGGCTGGCCGGCACCTGCTGCGGGCGCCCCCCCCCCACACCTACCCCGCTCGGCCGCTCCGAATACCCGGCGCACCAGGGCCACCACTCGCGCAGCCTCGCTTCCAAAAAAATCAAGGCGCTCGCGGCCGAAGGCCGGGTCCACGCGCGCACGGGCAGGGGGTTGAGAATCCCTTCCGTTGTTTCCTAGGCGCACGTCGCCCTCGCCGCCTCCGTCCCCGTCCGTTCGTCGGGCGCCAATAGAAAAGCCACGGCACGCGCCGCCGCTCTTGCCCTGCACATCCCCTTTTCTACCACCGGGCCAAGGACGAGCGCTTTTTCGtgcccgcctgcctgcctgctggCCGTTGCCGCTGCTCACGAGCCTCCCGCCCCCCGCGCTGCCGCAACGAGCCCCAGGGGAGCCAGGAAAAGGAGCCGTCAAAAGCCCCAGCCGAGGGGAGCACGCAAGGGTAAGGCCACCGACGAAGCCccatctcctctccttctccttcgatTAGATTGGATCCCGGCCGCCGTCGCTGCAGGTGGGATCTGCTCCGTTTCTTGTTCCCCTACCGCTCCTTCCCCAGGGGCATGTGTAGATCTGCACGTTTCCGCCTTCTGCTCGGTTTTCATCCCTTCCTGTTGAATTCGTACTGTACATTCGATACCTTTACCTTGGCCGGCTATCGGATTATGCTTTGGAAGGCAATTTGATCTAGCAGGGTAGCTCGATTTGTTAGTGATACTAGCGATTAGGAATGTTAGTATCGATTTCAAACCAAGAGAGTGCGCAAGTCAGGTATAGGATTACGTTTGCTCTGAGTTCTGTCCATAGGTACGATACCCCATTGGGGAACTCAGTCATATGATCAATTCTGTTGAGTGATTCACGTTGTTACTGCGAGTCAGACCAACTCACGAACGTTTTCCATATATGTTAATGTATTGTTAATGTACTGTTACTCAAGGTCATGATGGATCTGATATTCCGACTCCCAGTATTGGAGCTGTGTCCTTGGCTACACTATTGATGCTTGGAagaaagcttttttttttttctacTATTCTATGTAGATCACCTGCTTCATACATGTTTCATTCTTGGTTATTATTGCTTCTAAATCCAGTTCTTCAAGTTATCACTCTGTCTTGAATTATCTTCTACCTCACCTGCATATGTACCTGATGGAACTTTGTTGCTGCAGTCAGACATGGCGTCAACTGGTACCTTCAACTCAGTTAGAGCCCAAGCTGGGCTGATCCAAAAGGCAAGGAACCTTGGAGCCACAAGCTACGCTGGCTTAAAGGTGCCGAGCTTTGGCTCAGGGTCGTCATTCCTGGGCAGGAATGCGTCCCTTCGGGCAGCTGTTGCTCCAAGGATTGTGCCCAAGGCAAAGTCTGGATCTCAGATATCTCCACAGGCATCTTACAAGGTGGCAGTGCTGGGTGCTGCCGGTGGCATTGGTCAACCGTTGGGCCTGTTGATTAAGATGTCTCCTCTGGTGTCCGAGCTGCATCTGTACGATATTGCTAATGTCAAGGGAGTTGCTGCAGATCTCAGCCACTGCAACACGCCTGCTCAGGTTCTTGACTTCACTGGGTCCTCAGAGTTAGCCAACTGCTTGAAAGGCGTGGATGTTGTTGTCATCCCTGCTGGGGTCCCAAGGAAGCCGGGCATGACTCGCGATGACCTTTTTAACATCAACGCGAGCATTGTCAAGTCACTTGTTGAGGCTGTCGCGGACAATTGCCCAGAGGCGTTCATCCATATCATCAGCAACCCGGTCAATTCCACGTTGCCAATTGCAGCTGAGGTTCTGAAGCAGAAGGGTGTCTACAACCCCAAGAAGCTTTTCGGGGTTACCACCCTGGATGTCGTCAGGGCTAACACATTTGTGGCGGAGAAGAAGAACCTTAAGCTCATTGATGTTGATGTCCCAGTTGTTGGTGGGCATGCCGGTATCACAATTCTGCCATTGTTATCGAAGACCAGGCCATCTGTCACCTTCACAGATGAGGAAACCGAGGAGCTGACAAAGAGGATACAGAATGCTGGGACAGAGGTGGTGGAGGCCAAGGCTGGTGCTGGGTCTGCTACCCTGTCCATGGCCTATGCTGC
This DNA window, taken from Miscanthus floridulus cultivar M001 chromosome 13, ASM1932011v1, whole genome shotgun sequence, encodes the following:
- the LOC136498941 gene encoding malate dehydrogenase, chloroplastic-like; protein product: MASTGTFNSVRAQAGLIQKARNLGATSYAGLKVPSFGSGSSFLGRNASLRAAVAPRIVPKAKSGSQISPQASYKVAVLGAAGGIGQPLGLLIKMSPLVSELHLYDIANVKGVAADLSHCNTPAQVLDFTGSSELANCLKGVDVVVIPAGVPRKPGMTRDDLFNINASIVKSLVEAVADNCPEAFIHIISNPVNSTLPIAAEVLKQKGVYNPKKLFGVTTLDVVRANTFVAEKKNLKLIDVDVPVVGGHAGITILPLLSKTRPSVTFTDEETEELTKRIQNAGTEVVEAKAGAGSATLSMAYAAARFVESSLRALAGDPDVYECTFIQSEITDLPFFASRVKLGKNGVESVISADLDGVTEYEAKALEALKAELKGSIEKGIAFANKQQEAAASV